In Halogeometricum sp. S1BR25-6, a single genomic region encodes these proteins:
- a CDS encoding type II/IV secretion system ATPase subunit — protein sequence MPLDFAALAAAANAVVFDGADVDGTDACRCHHSFETSVGRGTDRTELVVDADDCPGSGDLARDPACRAAVVAALADRDADAVRTRADGLERTYSDGAAGLLLAAGRFVERARFHDESLADRALRDPVAAARRATGRAGPVARIAAETGLVAGVEHVVPRNGNSGGEAGGDDYADRLRCSVGPSVARSRVVGRPPPDATLLDRRELDTGATVRLYRTDGPETSADRLYHLTPVSHGLGADATATLSAAYDCLARGVVGGGERAPGRAVRHVADEDDPVETLSDVLDRHTRGNGVLDDLFADPRVTDVVASAPVESNPVRVTLDGERLPTNVRLTADGAAALASRFRRASGRGFSRASPALDATVRGPNGRIRVAGVTAPASDGVGFAFRAHGDRTWTLPGLVAAGTLSAEAAALLSVATERGATGLVAGTRGAGKTTLLSALLWELPASTRLVAVEDTPELPVDALREGGRDVQPLRTELGEGSSFSPTDAVRTALRLGDGALVVGEVRGEEAAALYEAMRVGAHGHAVLGTVHGDSPAAVRERVVSDLAVPESSFAATDLVVVCARDGPERRVDAVAEVRRGGDGVRGDESALGFETLYDRSGEDNGDTGGTGVVARGDSALVASLARHDESYADVLAELDRRKRTLSRLAATDRTRPEDLPTQDSSSGAPR from the coding sequence ATGCCACTCGACTTCGCCGCTCTCGCCGCCGCCGCGAACGCGGTCGTCTTCGACGGTGCCGACGTCGACGGAACGGACGCGTGCCGGTGTCACCACTCGTTCGAGACGTCCGTCGGTCGAGGTACGGACCGAACCGAACTCGTCGTCGACGCCGACGACTGCCCCGGGTCGGGTGACCTCGCGCGCGACCCGGCGTGCCGCGCCGCCGTCGTCGCCGCACTCGCCGACCGGGACGCCGACGCGGTCCGCACGCGCGCCGACGGACTCGAACGCACGTACAGCGACGGCGCCGCCGGTCTCCTCCTCGCGGCGGGCCGGTTCGTCGAACGCGCGCGCTTCCACGACGAGTCGCTGGCCGACCGCGCCCTGCGCGACCCCGTCGCGGCCGCCCGCCGGGCGACCGGTCGAGCGGGTCCGGTGGCCCGAATCGCCGCCGAAACGGGTCTCGTCGCGGGCGTCGAACACGTCGTCCCAAGGAACGGGAACAGTGGAGGAGAGGCAGGCGGGGACGACTACGCGGACCGACTCCGCTGCTCCGTCGGGCCGTCCGTCGCTCGGTCGCGGGTCGTCGGCCGTCCGCCGCCGGACGCGACGCTCCTCGACCGGCGGGAACTCGACACCGGCGCGACGGTTCGGCTGTATCGGACCGACGGGCCGGAAACGAGCGCGGACCGGCTGTACCACCTCACGCCCGTCTCGCACGGCCTCGGCGCGGACGCGACGGCGACCCTCTCCGCGGCGTACGACTGCCTCGCCCGCGGCGTCGTCGGCGGGGGCGAACGCGCCCCCGGCCGGGCCGTCCGACACGTCGCGGACGAGGACGACCCGGTCGAGACGCTCTCGGACGTGCTGGACCGCCACACGCGCGGCAACGGCGTCCTCGACGACCTGTTCGCCGACCCGCGCGTGACGGACGTGGTCGCCTCCGCGCCCGTCGAGTCGAACCCCGTGCGCGTCACCCTCGACGGCGAGCGCCTCCCAACGAACGTCCGCCTCACGGCCGACGGCGCGGCGGCCCTCGCCTCCCGGTTCCGACGCGCCAGCGGACGCGGTTTCTCGCGGGCTTCGCCGGCGCTTGACGCCACCGTCCGCGGGCCGAACGGCCGCATCCGCGTCGCGGGCGTCACCGCGCCCGCCAGCGACGGCGTCGGCTTCGCCTTCCGCGCGCACGGCGACCGGACGTGGACGCTCCCCGGCCTCGTCGCGGCCGGGACGCTGTCGGCCGAGGCGGCGGCGCTCCTCTCCGTGGCGACCGAACGCGGCGCGACCGGACTCGTCGCCGGGACGCGCGGCGCGGGCAAGACGACGCTGCTCTCGGCGCTCCTCTGGGAACTCCCGGCGTCGACGCGCCTCGTCGCCGTCGAAGATACGCCCGAACTCCCGGTCGACGCGCTCAGGGAGGGCGGCCGCGACGTGCAACCGCTCCGCACCGAACTCGGAGAGGGGTCGTCGTTCTCCCCCACGGACGCGGTCCGAACCGCGCTTCGACTCGGCGACGGCGCCCTCGTCGTCGGCGAGGTGCGCGGCGAGGAGGCCGCCGCGCTGTACGAGGCGATGCGCGTCGGCGCGCACGGGCACGCCGTCCTCGGAACCGTCCACGGCGACTCGCCCGCCGCGGTCCGCGAACGGGTCGTCTCGGACCTCGCGGTCCCCGAGTCGTCGTTCGCGGCGACGGACCTCGTCGTCGTCTGCGCCCGCGACGGCCCGGAGCGACGCGTCGACGCCGTCGCGGAGGTCCGCCGAGGCGGTGACGGCGTTCGCGGGGACGAGTCCGCGCTCGGATTCGAGACGCTGTACGACCGGAGCGGCGAGGACAACGGGGACACCGGCGGAACCGGCGTCGTCGCCCGCGGCGACAGCGCCTTGGTGGCGTCGCTGGCCCGGCACGACGAGTCCTACGCCGACGTGCTGGCCGAACTCGACCGCCGGAAGCGGACGCTTTCGCGCCTCGCCGCGACCGACCGGACGCGCCCGGAGGACCTACCGACCCAGGATAGTAGTTCCGGGGCGCCGCGATGA
- a CDS encoding DUF7311 family protein, with amino-acid sequence MLRVVLAAVLATAVLVASLPAVEDARADRTATALDTSIARLSAAGSALAVGSDATSDPAVAPRRAVVLSLPRPTWTAAAVEYVAVGGSPGGPGNRSVVTYAVEGGGETRRLLSLPVPVRTPGGPVVLRGRGERSVSLSLRATGEGDAPVLVVGRGSRSRT; translated from the coding sequence GTGCTCCGCGTCGTCCTCGCGGCGGTGCTGGCGACGGCGGTGCTCGTCGCGTCGCTCCCGGCGGTCGAGGACGCGCGTGCCGACCGGACCGCGACGGCGCTCGATACCTCGATAGCGCGCCTCTCGGCCGCCGGGTCCGCGCTCGCCGTCGGCAGCGACGCGACGAGCGACCCCGCCGTCGCGCCGAGGAGAGCAGTCGTACTCTCGCTCCCCCGGCCGACGTGGACCGCCGCGGCGGTCGAATACGTCGCCGTTGGCGGGTCGCCGGGCGGACCGGGCAACCGGAGCGTCGTGACCTACGCGGTCGAGGGCGGCGGCGAGACGCGGCGACTGCTCTCTCTCCCGGTTCCGGTGCGGACGCCGGGGGGTCCGGTCGTCCTCCGCGGGCGCGGCGAGCGGTCGGTCTCGCTGTCACTGCGGGCGACGGGTGAGGGCGACGCGCCAGTGCTCGTCGTCGGGCGGGGGAGCCGAAGTCGCACCTGA
- a CDS encoding DUF7310 family coiled-coil domain-containing protein: MPNDRTDVATLAARLDAVERALTDGERADSKAVASTEPAPGALGASSDGGAADDGTAETIRRLERRVAELTAELDAVRGLLGGVEAVNESVERRADLALATAERAATERAAADRESDGLVVERLPDGNDVDGDPSSAVDAAETGAEAADETDAGSLAARLRGAL; this comes from the coding sequence ATGCCGAACGACCGGACGGACGTCGCCACGCTCGCCGCCCGCCTCGACGCCGTCGAACGCGCCCTGACCGACGGAGAGCGCGCTGATTCGAAGGCTGTCGCAAGCACGGAACCCGCCCCAGGCGCCCTCGGAGCCTCATCCGACGGGGGCGCCGCGGACGACGGCACGGCCGAGACCATCCGTCGACTCGAACGACGGGTGGCCGAACTGACGGCCGAACTCGACGCCGTCCGCGGACTGCTCGGCGGCGTCGAGGCGGTGAACGAGTCCGTCGAGCGGCGCGCGGACCTCGCCCTCGCGACGGCTGAGCGCGCGGCGACCGAACGCGCGGCGGCCGACCGGGAATCGGACGGCCTCGTCGTCGAACGCCTCCCGGACGGGAACGACGTCGACGGCGACCCCTCGTCCGCCGTCGACGCGGCCGAGACGGGAGCGGAGGCCGCGGACGAGACGGACGCCGGCTCCCTCGCCGCCCGTCTCCGCGGGGCGCTGTGA
- a CDS encoding tubulin/FtsZ family protein encodes MKTVLIGVGQAGGKLTRALVDFDDRMEFGAVLGAVGVNSAKADLRDLPFETVLVGQDRVKGHGVGGDNELGAAVMDADRREVLSALDGSVTAETEAIFVVAGLGGGTGSGGAPVLVRELKRIYDVPVYALGVLPGRNEGAMYQVNAGRSLKTVAREADSLLLVDNDAFRTSGESLEEGFDAINEAIAQRVGLLFASGEAVEGVAESVVDSSEVINTLRSGGIAALGYAAAESAEDAEGNINTVMSTTRRALLTGTSLPEASEADSALLVIAGEPDKIPRKGVERARRWVEEETGSLQVRGGDFPLGSDRIASLVLLGGVERSDRLEAFMQRARDAANEADEAEPREDPANAWRTDELDDLI; translated from the coding sequence ATGAAGACCGTCCTGATAGGAGTCGGGCAGGCCGGGGGGAAACTCACCCGCGCGCTGGTCGACTTCGACGACCGAATGGAGTTCGGCGCAGTGCTCGGCGCCGTCGGCGTGAACTCCGCGAAGGCGGACCTCCGAGACTTGCCCTTCGAGACCGTCCTCGTCGGACAGGACCGAGTGAAGGGTCACGGCGTCGGCGGTGACAACGAACTCGGCGCGGCCGTGATGGACGCGGACAGGCGGGAAGTGCTGTCCGCTCTCGACGGCAGCGTCACGGCCGAAACCGAGGCCATCTTCGTCGTCGCCGGCCTCGGCGGGGGGACCGGGAGCGGCGGCGCGCCGGTCCTCGTGCGCGAACTCAAGCGGATATACGACGTCCCCGTCTACGCGCTCGGCGTCCTCCCCGGGCGGAACGAGGGCGCGATGTACCAAGTGAACGCGGGCCGGTCGCTGAAGACCGTTGCCCGCGAGGCGGACTCGCTGTTGCTCGTCGACAACGACGCCTTCCGAACGTCCGGCGAGAGCCTCGAAGAGGGGTTCGACGCCATCAACGAGGCCATCGCGCAACGCGTCGGCCTGCTGTTCGCCTCCGGCGAGGCCGTCGAGGGCGTCGCCGAGAGCGTCGTCGACTCCTCCGAAGTGATAAACACCCTCCGCTCGGGCGGCATCGCCGCACTCGGCTACGCCGCCGCCGAGTCGGCCGAGGACGCCGAAGGCAACATCAACACCGTGATGAGCACGACGCGGCGCGCCCTCCTCACCGGAACGAGCCTACCCGAGGCGTCGGAGGCCGACTCGGCGCTCCTCGTCATCGCCGGCGAACCCGACAAGATTCCCCGCAAGGGCGTCGAACGCGCCCGCCGGTGGGTCGAAGAGGAGACGGGCAGCCTGCAGGTCCGCGGCGGCGACTTCCCGCTGGGGTCCGACCGCATCGCGTCGCTCGTCCTCCTCGGGGGCGTCGAGCGTTCCGACCGCTTGGAAGCGTTCATGCAACGGGCGCGAGACGCCGCGAACGAGGCCGACGAGGCCGAACCCCGCGAGGATCCCGCGAACGCCTGGCGCACCGACGAACTCGACGACCTCATCTGA
- a CDS encoding glutamate-cysteine ligase family protein, producing MSFSAAHRVGRHGTAVSVDGSGPLRRSLEVEYWVVDEEGRLVEPDGLLGAADGTEREFVEPILEIKTSPCETTAELREELYERLGAVLGRADELGRGLVPLATPMSEETVEELDSERTRVQNRVVGDDFRYVRHCAGTHVHVEQRPGREIDQLNALVAIDPALALANTSSYFDGRRLAAGARSKLYRRMAYGDVPHQGELWCYAGDTREWSRRLERRFEEFLTTAVDAGVDRAAVESNFAPESAVWTPVQLRECFSTVEWRSPDNALPSQVLRLADDVAGFVERLDNAELRIEGKTGSVSDETVVVPEFDAVLEYVDAAIEEGLESEAVRSYLDRMGFNVDAYAPVTHEIDGRETVSPEEAREIRLTHAERLERDVRSARRRSGPSARERTD from the coding sequence ATGTCGTTCTCGGCCGCTCATCGTGTTGGACGCCACGGGACGGCCGTGTCCGTAGACGGCTCCGGCCCGCTTCGGCGGAGCCTCGAAGTCGAGTACTGGGTCGTCGACGAGGAGGGTCGGCTGGTCGAACCCGACGGCCTCCTCGGGGCGGCCGACGGAACCGAACGCGAGTTCGTCGAGCCAATCTTGGAAATAAAGACGTCGCCCTGCGAGACGACGGCGGAACTGCGCGAGGAACTGTACGAACGACTCGGAGCCGTCCTCGGGCGCGCCGACGAACTCGGCAGGGGCCTCGTCCCCCTCGCGACGCCGATGAGCGAGGAGACGGTGGAGGAACTGGACAGCGAGCGGACGCGGGTGCAGAACCGCGTCGTCGGCGACGACTTCCGGTACGTGCGACACTGCGCGGGGACGCACGTCCACGTCGAACAGCGCCCCGGACGCGAAATCGACCAGTTGAACGCGCTCGTCGCCATCGACCCCGCGCTGGCGCTGGCGAACACATCGTCGTACTTCGACGGTCGGCGGTTGGCCGCCGGTGCGCGCTCGAAGCTCTACCGACGGATGGCGTACGGCGACGTGCCGCACCAAGGAGAACTGTGGTGCTACGCCGGCGACACGCGCGAGTGGTCGCGGCGACTCGAACGCCGCTTCGAGGAGTTCCTGACCACCGCCGTCGACGCCGGCGTCGACCGGGCGGCCGTCGAGTCGAACTTCGCCCCCGAGAGCGCCGTCTGGACGCCCGTCCAACTCAGAGAGTGCTTCTCGACGGTCGAGTGGCGCTCGCCCGACAACGCGCTCCCGAGCCAGGTGCTCAGACTCGCCGACGACGTGGCCGGGTTCGTCGAACGCCTCGACAACGCCGAACTCCGAATCGAGGGCAAGACGGGGTCCGTGAGCGACGAGACGGTGGTCGTCCCGGAGTTCGACGCCGTCTTGGAGTACGTCGACGCCGCCATCGAGGAGGGGCTGGAATCGGAGGCGGTCCGCTCGTACCTCGACCGGATGGGGTTCAACGTCGACGCCTACGCGCCGGTGACCCACGAGATAGACGGCCGCGAGACGGTCAGTCCCGAGGAGGCCCGCGAGATTCGACTGACGCACGCCGAGCGACTCGAACGCGACGTTCGGAGCGCGCGGCGGCGGAGCGGTCCGAGCGCGCGGGAGCGGACCGACTGA